The Xenopus tropicalis strain Nigerian chromosome 7, UCB_Xtro_10.0, whole genome shotgun sequence genome includes a region encoding these proteins:
- the LOC100491504 gene encoding chemokine-like receptor 1 has product MESSTSTPPFSSNTPTLQWDMEDEEDDFTDMIPSELETALHFLSIVIYSISFLLGTTGNGLVIWIAGFRMKRTVNTVWFVNLAIADFIFTFFLPLSVVYTALDFHWPFGTLMCKLNSTIAFLNLFASVFLLTVISADRCVSVVRPVWSQNHRTPRLASIVAFFIWLAALFLCSPYIAFRDTQRNTEDNVTHCYNNYAFSTDFVDEEVIALRSMRHQVVIAVRFVFGFLLPFGLIVVFYSLMALKLRRSQMAWSSRPFRVMATVVVVFFICWFPYHVLSVLEVVMHHTNNRTLKSAVLIGTPLATSLAFFNSCLNPFLYVFLGRDFKESLRKSILSAFESAFSEEPGKTNESHVRSRSLSAQESHFT; this is encoded by the coding sequence ATGGAAAGCTCCACCTCCACTCCCCCATTTTCTTCAAACACCCCAACTCTCCAGTGGGACATGGAGGACGAGGAGGATGATTTCACAGATATGATTCCCTCTGAGCTTGAAACCGCCCTTCACTTCCTCTCCATTGTGATTTACAGCATCTCATTTCTTCTGGGGACGACTGGCAACGGATTGGTCATTTGGATTGCTGGTTTTAGAATGAAAAGGACTGTCAACACGGTGTGGTTTGTAAACCTCGCCATCGCTGACTTCATATTCACCTTCTTCTTGCCGTTGAGCGTCGTATACACGGCCCTTGACTTTCACTGGCCGTTTGGGACCTTGATGTGCAAGCTGAATAGCACCATCGCCTTCCTTAACTTGTTTGCCAGTGTATTTCTGCTCACGGTTATCAGTGCCGACCGCTGTGTATCTGTAGTAAGACCCGTGTGGTCCCAGAACCACAGGACACCCAGACTGGCTTCCATCGTTGCCTTTTTCATATGGCTGGCAGCCCTTTTCCTTTGCTCGCCTTACATAGCTTTTCGGGACACCCAGAGAAATACTGAAGACAATGTCACGCATTGCTACAACAACTATGCCTTCTCTACTGACTTTGTGGATGAGGAGGTGATAGCCCTGAGGTCGATGAGACACCAGGTTGTCATCGCCGTTCGTTTTGTTTTTGGATTCTTGCTCCCATTTGGCCTTATTGTAGTCTTCTACTCCTTGATGGCACTGAAGCTAAGGAGAAGCCAAATGGCTTGGTCCAGCCGGCCTTTTCGAGTCATGGCTACGGTGGTGGTTGTCTTCTTCATCTGTTGGTTTCCATATCATGTCCTCTCGGTGCTGGAGGTGGTGATGCACCACACCAATAACAGGACATTAAAATCAGCAGTTCTGATTGGAACTCCCTTGGCTACAAGCTTGGCATTCTTCAACAGCTGCCTAAACCCCTTCCTCTATGTTTTCTTGGGAAGAGACTTTAAAGAGTCATTGCGCAAGTCCATTCTCTCTGCCTTCGAAAGTGCATTCAGCGAGGAACCCGGAAAGACAAATGAGAGCCATGTCAGGTCCCGCTCCCTCTCTGCCCAAGAGTCTCATTTCACTTAA